A window of Candidatus Hydrogenedentota bacterium contains these coding sequences:
- a CDS encoding BrxA/BrxB family bacilliredoxin, with translation MAPKYDPELVEPLWKRMVEVGFESLTSAEEVRDALNRPGTTLCLINSVCGCAARGARPGVALALQHDLIPDHLITVFAGMDHEAVAAVRDALPGVPPSSPCVALFRGGEPVAVIERRHIESMGAVELANRLQEIFDRECTRRGPSVTPDVFDALEFEQMCSSTLML, from the coding sequence ATGGCGCCAAAGTATGACCCCGAACTGGTGGAACCGCTCTGGAAACGGATGGTGGAGGTCGGTTTTGAGTCGCTGACCAGTGCGGAGGAGGTGCGTGACGCCCTCAACCGGCCGGGCACGACCCTCTGCCTGATCAACTCGGTGTGCGGGTGCGCGGCGCGGGGCGCGCGCCCGGGGGTGGCGCTGGCGCTTCAGCATGACCTTATCCCGGACCATCTGATCACCGTGTTCGCGGGGATGGACCACGAGGCGGTGGCGGCCGTCCGCGACGCCCTTCCCGGAGTGCCGCCCTCGTCGCCGTGTGTGGCGCTGTTCCGCGGGGGTGAGCCCGTCGCGGTGATAGAACGCCGCCACATCGAGTCCATGGGCGCTGTCGAGCTTGCCAACCGTCTTCAGGAAATTTTCGACCGGGAATGCACCCGGCGAGGCCCGTCCGTCACGCCGGATGTGTTTGACGCGCTGGAGTTCGAGCAGATGTGCAGCAGCACCCTGATGCTGTAG
- a CDS encoding response regulator, with the protein MNNPPKILAVDDDPRVLLGTVRILKGANYEVIEAHNGRECLDAVRLHNPDLVLLDVVMPDMDGTEVCRIIKGDPKRRRTFVVLTSGNQTSPDDQAEGLDYGADGYINRPFSIREFLSRIAAILRIKKAEDDLLDEKGKVEKLNAELMETLGRIKTLEGILSICMFCHKIRTDGDMWEKLEIYLLEHTDAMVSHGMCPECAKLHYPGISEGGEEDAGEK; encoded by the coding sequence ATGAACAATCCCCCGAAAATCCTCGCCGTTGACGACGACCCAAGGGTGCTGCTTGGGACCGTGCGCATTCTCAAAGGCGCCAACTACGAGGTGATCGAGGCCCACAATGGAAGGGAATGCCTGGACGCCGTGCGGCTGCACAACCCCGACCTGGTGCTGCTGGACGTTGTCATGCCGGACATGGACGGCACGGAGGTCTGCCGGATTATCAAGGGCGACCCGAAACGGCGGCGCACCTTTGTCGTGCTCACCTCCGGCAACCAGACGAGCCCTGACGACCAGGCCGAGGGGCTCGATTACGGCGCGGACGGGTACATCAACCGCCCCTTCTCCATCCGGGAATTTCTGTCCCGCATCGCGGCCATTCTGCGCATCAAGAAGGCCGAGGACGACCTGCTGGACGAGAAGGGGAAAGTCGAGAAGCTTAACGCCGAACTGATGGAGACCCTGGGCCGGATAAAAACCCTCGAGGGCATCCTGTCCATCTGCATGTTCTGCCACAAAATCCGCACGGACGGGGACATGTGGGAAAAACTGGAAATCTATCTGCTGGAGCACACCGACGCGATGGTCAGCCACGGCATGTGCCCGGAGTGCGCCAAACTCCATTATCCGGGCATCTCCGAAGGCGGGGAGGAGGACGCGGGGGAGAAGTAG
- a CDS encoding deoxyguanosinetriphosphate triphosphohydrolase, producing MGPCTTPGRTRTLPQCIREILEEREAQFLHPRATLARNSRGRAVPEDEDPYRTVFQRDRDRILHTKSFRRLKRKTQVFLAPEGDHYRTRLTHTLEVAQIARSISRALFLNEDLTEAIVLGHDLGHTPFGHAGERVLNRMLPEGFRHYEQSLRVVEKLERRRGGQGLNLTWEVRDGILNHSRGKAVLHGLSPDGQGPATPEGLVVSVADAIGYISHDIDDALRAGVLRLEDLPGDAVRVLGPTTSDRIDRMVVGVIEGSRDGAVGIVPEVREAMVTLRSYLYAEVYPCPGIDNEIKKAERMLEKLYRYLLEHPTAEILAADPADTIERRTADFVAGMTDEYAMQLYRELILPGPWRG from the coding sequence ATGGGGCCATGCACAACCCCAGGGAGAACCCGGACCTTGCCGCAATGCATCCGTGAAATATTGGAGGAGCGCGAGGCGCAGTTCCTTCATCCCCGGGCCACGCTGGCGCGGAACAGCCGCGGGCGCGCGGTGCCCGAAGACGAGGACCCCTACAGGACGGTGTTCCAGCGGGATAGGGACCGCATCCTCCACACCAAGTCGTTCCGCCGCCTGAAACGGAAGACACAGGTCTTTCTCGCGCCGGAGGGCGACCACTACCGGACGCGGCTCACGCACACGCTGGAAGTGGCCCAGATAGCCCGGAGCATCTCGCGGGCGCTCTTCCTGAACGAGGACCTGACGGAGGCGATCGTGCTGGGCCATGACCTGGGCCACACGCCCTTCGGGCATGCGGGTGAGCGTGTGCTGAACCGGATGCTCCCGGAGGGGTTCCGGCATTACGAGCAGAGCCTCCGCGTGGTGGAGAAACTGGAGCGCCGGCGCGGCGGCCAGGGCCTCAACCTGACCTGGGAGGTGCGCGACGGCATCCTGAACCATTCGCGGGGCAAGGCGGTGCTGCACGGGCTTTCCCCGGACGGCCAGGGGCCGGCCACGCCGGAGGGCCTGGTCGTGAGCGTCGCGGACGCCATCGGCTACATCAGCCACGACATAGACGACGCCCTGCGGGCGGGCGTGCTGCGGCTGGAGGACCTGCCGGGCGACGCCGTCCGGGTGCTCGGGCCGACCACCTCGGACCGCATTGACCGCATGGTGGTGGGGGTCATCGAAGGCAGCCGGGACGGCGCGGTGGGGATCGTGCCGGAAGTGCGGGAGGCCATGGTGACGCTCCGGTCCTACCTCTACGCGGAGGTGTACCCCTGTCCGGGGATTGACAACGAGATTAAGAAGGCCGAGCGCATGCTCGAAAAACTGTACCGGTATCTGCTGGAGCATCCGACGGCGGAGATTCTGGCGGCGGACCCGGCGGACACCATAGAGCGGCGCACGGCGGACTTTGTCGCGGGCATGACCGACGAGTACGCCATGCAGCTATACCGCGAACTCATCCTGCCGGGGCCGTGGCGCGGATGA
- a CDS encoding purine-nucleoside phosphorylase, with the protein MTAPSPIAVVSGSGMDLEGVFDSVHGRVPFRDIPGLLSPGVAGHAGCFVRGRVGGLEVILQAGRIHLYEGHPPEAATRPLEVLRNWGVRRVLLLNAAGGLRSGLATGDLVALREVRAWPWLRHPVPPLACPDFIAPGTDHEGVLAWMTGPCYETRAETEWLRRAGADVVGMSIAPELARCRELGLEAAAVSCVSNLCGAPGATTHLDVLAHTRAASEKIVRWLGNLLRDGFFQMG; encoded by the coding sequence ATGACGGCCCCGTCCCCCATCGCCGTGGTCTCCGGCTCGGGCATGGACCTGGAGGGCGTCTTTGACTCCGTCCATGGGCGGGTGCCTTTCCGGGACATTCCCGGCCTGCTCTCCCCCGGCGTGGCGGGACACGCGGGGTGTTTTGTCCGGGGTCGGGTCGGCGGCCTGGAGGTGATTCTCCAGGCGGGGCGCATCCACCTCTACGAGGGCCATCCGCCGGAGGCGGCGACACGTCCCCTGGAAGTGTTGCGGAACTGGGGGGTGCGCCGGGTGCTGCTGCTGAACGCGGCGGGCGGTCTGCGCTCCGGCCTCGCCACCGGCGACCTGGTCGCCCTGCGCGAGGTGCGGGCGTGGCCCTGGCTGCGGCATCCCGTGCCGCCGCTGGCCTGTCCGGACTTCATCGCCCCCGGCACGGACCATGAGGGGGTGCTGGCATGGATGACCGGCCCCTGCTATGAAACCCGCGCCGAGACGGAATGGCTCCGCCGTGCGGGCGCGGATGTCGTCGGCATGAGCATCGCCCCGGAACTGGCGCGCTGCCGTGAGCTGGGACTGGAGGCCGCCGCCGTCTCCTGTGTCTCCAACCTGTGCGGCGCGCCCGGCGCGACCACGCATCTCGACGTGCTGGCGCACACCCGCGCCGCGTCGGAAAAAATCGTCCGGTGGCTTGGGAATCTGCTGCGGGACGGATTTTTCCAAATGGGGTAA
- a CDS encoding YcjX family protein: MAILGTSRRRIAVTGTVRSGKTVFLTSLINHLLEHEPGRFNFAGGAKITNAKIMPVPQESRFNYDGYRDALSRGREWPRKTRDSSHFTLAFNRSDWRAWRSELHFFDFPGERIADAAIAAHADYGQWADFILQHLENFEEYRRLSSDYFEALRRPRIGAMDITAAYRALMWRLYTHYMPMISPSTFLLDLNGGMISGETDIPSRHSGLPPDPKGVPGEFAPLPGPQRLENPETAALFQKNYTAYRKTVVLPLFNDLRRSHALVVLVNIPELLAGGVGRFNDTRKIVGDLLAEYDPSTNTLLKSLWRAMTLDGTRTDRIAFVASQSDLVLGPDRDRLHSLLRQMTKRFADSLGNIRADWFTASAVVSTDTVSGEDSLVGAPMGRENPERGDWKFAVPTLPDAWPEDWNPDAYRFTRVWPRVPKNTLIAPDHNNLDRIFDFLTK; encoded by the coding sequence ATGGCAATTCTGGGAACCAGCAGACGGCGGATAGCGGTCACGGGAACCGTCCGCTCTGGAAAAACCGTCTTCCTCACCTCGCTGATCAACCATCTGCTGGAGCACGAGCCGGGACGTTTCAATTTCGCCGGCGGCGCGAAAATCACGAACGCCAAGATTATGCCGGTGCCGCAGGAGAGCCGCTTCAATTATGACGGATACCGCGACGCCCTCTCGCGCGGGCGGGAATGGCCCCGGAAAACGCGGGACTCGTCCCATTTCACCCTGGCCTTCAACCGGTCGGACTGGCGGGCGTGGCGGAGCGAGCTCCACTTCTTTGACTTCCCCGGCGAGCGCATCGCGGACGCGGCCATCGCGGCGCACGCCGACTATGGCCAGTGGGCGGACTTCATCCTCCAGCACCTCGAAAATTTCGAGGAGTACCGGCGGCTCTCGTCCGACTACTTCGAGGCGCTCAGGCGGCCCCGCATCGGCGCCATGGACATCACGGCGGCCTACCGCGCGCTGATGTGGCGGCTGTACACCCATTACATGCCCATGATCAGCCCGTCCACGTTCCTGCTCGACCTCAACGGGGGCATGATCTCCGGGGAGACGGACATACCCTCGCGGCATTCCGGGCTGCCGCCGGACCCGAAGGGCGTTCCCGGCGAGTTCGCCCCGCTTCCCGGCCCGCAGCGGCTTGAAAACCCGGAGACGGCGGCGCTGTTCCAGAAAAACTACACCGCCTACCGCAAGACCGTGGTGCTGCCCCTCTTCAATGATTTGCGCCGCAGCCACGCCCTGGTGGTGCTGGTGAACATCCCCGAACTCCTTGCGGGCGGGGTGGGCCGGTTCAATGACACGCGGAAAATCGTGGGTGACCTGCTGGCCGAATACGACCCCAGCACCAACACGCTCCTCAAATCGCTGTGGCGCGCCATGACGCTGGACGGCACGAGAACCGACCGCATCGCCTTTGTGGCGTCCCAGTCCGACCTGGTGCTCGGGCCGGACCGGGACCGGCTTCACAGCCTGCTCAGGCAGATGACCAAGCGCTTTGCGGATAGTCTTGGAAACATCCGGGCCGACTGGTTCACGGCGAGCGCCGTGGTTTCCACGGACACCGTTTCCGGGGAGGACAGCCTTGTCGGCGCGCCCATGGGCCGGGAGAATCCGGAACGGGGCGACTGGAAGTTCGCCGTGCCGACACTGCCGGATGCCTGGCCGGAGGACTGGAATCCGGACGCGTACCGGTTCACGCGGGTGTGGCCCCGGGTGCCCAAGAACACCCTCATCGCGCCCGACCACAACAATCTCGACCGGATTTTCGATTTCCTGACCAAATGA
- a CDS encoding DUF697 domain-containing protein produces the protein MNEHDERNAPRKEDAPIPGDPMANTAAPHAAASPARTIPPGGRAGDPGLDLPNAGPIPGRPLTGEETRRAEAEKAAALEREYIEELDKLRGVFSIFSVPGWLRPLLTYPLYLLLAFVGTVTVAQTASGIAGIFALPSPLSWVMGGLLALLGAIALLICVRLLWLLFRLRRSGAWELAAHQQLGERRSLQESALRHRREAVSKLCAYLRGYDLGEKGRKKLEQLGLDAEDLKRLAEDRDYLLQKSGALETGEWIGAFQNRFQHRLDRAAGAVVVKFSLKTSLSTTLSPDPLLDRIIVLGMTMGMLTRLLELYGLRPSAAGAASLLTAAFSHTYLAGYVQDLSENIAEVTGDMLAEQVGGGAAKMTKLIGSKGGEAALHYLLVRRLGNAAIRQIQPTHR, from the coding sequence ATGAACGAGCATGATGAGCGGAATGCCCCGCGAAAAGAGGACGCCCCCATCCCGGGTGATCCAATGGCGAACACGGCGGCGCCGCATGCCGCCGCCTCCCCGGCCCGGACCATTCCCCCGGGCGGCCGCGCGGGGGACCCCGGCCTTGACCTGCCCAATGCCGGCCCGATACCCGGCAGGCCCCTGACCGGGGAGGAGACACGCAGGGCGGAGGCCGAAAAGGCCGCCGCCCTGGAACGCGAATATATCGAAGAGCTGGACAAACTCCGGGGCGTGTTTTCCATTTTCTCCGTGCCGGGCTGGCTGAGGCCCCTGCTCACCTATCCCCTTTACCTCCTTCTGGCCTTCGTCGGCACGGTGACCGTCGCGCAGACCGCCTCGGGAATCGCCGGCATTTTCGCCCTGCCCTCCCCGCTCTCCTGGGTCATGGGCGGGCTGCTTGCCCTGCTGGGCGCCATTGCCCTGCTGATATGCGTCCGCCTGCTGTGGCTCCTGTTCCGTCTGCGGCGTTCCGGCGCGTGGGAACTCGCCGCGCACCAGCAGCTCGGCGAGCGGAGGTCCCTGCAGGAAAGCGCCCTGCGGCACCGGCGCGAGGCCGTCTCCAAACTCTGCGCCTACCTTCGCGGCTATGATCTGGGGGAGAAGGGGCGGAAGAAACTGGAGCAGCTTGGCCTAGACGCGGAGGACCTGAAACGGCTCGCGGAGGACCGGGACTATCTCCTGCAAAAAAGCGGCGCACTGGAGACCGGCGAGTGGATAGGCGCGTTTCAAAACCGCTTCCAGCACCGTCTCGACCGGGCCGCCGGGGCGGTGGTGGTCAAGTTCTCCCTGAAAACCAGCCTCTCCACCACCCTCTCGCCCGACCCGTTGCTGGACCGCATCATTGTGCTGGGCATGACCATGGGCATGCTCACCCGGCTGCTGGAACTCTACGGGCTGCGCCCGTCGGCGGCCGGCGCCGCCTCCCTGCTCACCGCAGCATTCTCGCACACCTACCTTGCGGGCTATGTCCAGGACCTGTCGGAGAACATTGCGGAGGTCACGGGCGACATGCTCGCCGAACAGGTGGGCGGCGGCGCGGCCAAAATGACGAAACTCATCGGGTCCAAGGGCGGCGAGGCCGCGCTTCACTACCTCCTTGTCCGGCGGTTGGGCAACGCCGCGATTCGCCAGATACAGCCGACGCACCGATAG
- a CDS encoding DUF1624 domain-containing protein has protein sequence MPEQTVRLKALDQARGYAIAGMVLVNVLGCFTVMPWMLKHHHEGFSYADHIAPLFIFLVGMGFRMSFQRRAAEKGLPGARRDALRRYGKLMGLGLLYGGFSLRVGVWDALMDIGMAGVLSLPVIHLGARARVAAAVGGLALYQALYSMTGYGAWLMGHSINGGPLGPLSWMFILLMGTLVADWLRGGNLVRNCAAWGAALCAAGWLLRAEWPGVKAFWYFSQFGMTAPYPVYAAGLCFFTVLAFHLICDRAGFQFPLLTIMGKNPLVLYLLQAALVLVIKVAVPSSLPAWAALAVFAAVLGACYTLAWWLDHKGKIIKV, from the coding sequence ATGCCGGAGCAAACCGTCCGCCTGAAGGCGCTGGACCAGGCGCGGGGCTATGCCATCGCGGGCATGGTCCTCGTGAACGTGCTGGGCTGCTTCACCGTGATGCCGTGGATGCTCAAGCACCACCATGAGGGCTTTTCCTACGCCGACCACATCGCCCCGCTGTTCATCTTTCTCGTGGGCATGGGGTTCCGCATGTCCTTCCAGCGGCGTGCGGCGGAAAAGGGCCTGCCGGGCGCGCGGCGAGACGCCCTGCGCCGCTATGGCAAGCTGATGGGGCTGGGCCTGCTCTATGGCGGGTTCAGCCTGCGGGTGGGCGTGTGGGACGCGCTCATGGACATCGGCATGGCGGGCGTCCTGTCCCTGCCCGTGATTCATCTGGGCGCGCGGGCGCGCGTGGCCGCGGCCGTTGGCGGGCTGGCCCTCTACCAGGCCCTGTATTCCATGACCGGTTACGGCGCATGGCTCATGGGCCACAGCATCAACGGGGGCCCGCTCGGTCCCCTGAGCTGGATGTTCATCCTGCTCATGGGCACCCTGGTCGCCGACTGGCTTCGCGGCGGGAATCTGGTCAGGAACTGTGCCGCGTGGGGCGCGGCGCTCTGCGCGGCGGGATGGCTCCTCCGCGCCGAATGGCCCGGCGTGAAGGCGTTCTGGTATTTCTCCCAGTTTGGGATGACCGCGCCCTACCCCGTCTATGCCGCGGGCCTGTGTTTCTTCACCGTGCTGGCTTTCCACCTTATTTGCGACCGGGCCGGATTCCAGTTCCCCCTGCTCACCATCATGGGGAAGAACCCGCTGGTGCTCTACCTGCTGCAGGCGGCCCTGGTGCTGGTGATTAAGGTGGCCGTTCCCTCCAGCCTGCCCGCATGGGCCGCGCTGGCGGTTTTTGCGGCGGTACTGGGCGCCTGTTACACCCTCGCCTGGTGGCTGGACCACAAAGGGAAGATCATTAAGGTGTGA